One genomic window of Danio rerio strain Tuebingen ecotype United States chromosome 24, GRCz12tu, whole genome shotgun sequence includes the following:
- the LOC110438348 gene encoding uncharacterized protein, which yields MEDLQETSAFFVDCTSQAPAMSVCQITFIIIISSVFLHTHSDDDPLCHRVKDSPQQPELKPKKPRVMEENTVSLNCSAEAPCLKQSPTITWSNIPKSANITTHLLEKSNKIQSVISHVTFKASYRDHNRNITCIVTYTRNTFDNSTVETNVTLHVMFPPKETHITISPSASLSVGTNVTLTCRGKGSQSKNMTYTFYKRGENRPVYQRKHFTFILTQNNTGWYSCTIQNKHGNQSSEEIQLTVGGSIPMIIACVGGIVAVLMLSAICLYTRIMKRTNREDGAVENDSFNQAQNGTVDCTYAEVLTVTKQDNTISDVQSFSKNDHNTEEDSAEDNQEKGSDVVYTQVNVLLKNTQPINVQCESIYAQVKI from the exons ATG GAAGATCTTCAAGAAACTTCTGCTTTTTTCGTTGACTGCACTTCTCAAG CTCCGGCGATGTCTGTGTGCCAGATCACATTTATAATCATCATCAGCTCTGTGTTTCTACACACTCACTCAG ATGATGATCCACTCTGTCACCGTGTCAAAG attCACCACAACAACCTGAACTTAAACCCAAGAAACCACGTGTGATGGAGGAAAATACAGTCAGTCTGAACTGCTCTGCTGAAGCCCCCTGCCTAAAACAATCTCCTACAATAACCTGGTCTAACATCCCTAAATCTGCCAACATTACCACACACTTACtggaaaaatctaataaaatccaGTCAGTGATTTCACATGTGACCTTCAAAGCTTCATACAGAGATCACAACAGGAACATCACCTGCATTGTTACTTATACAAGAAATACTTTTGATAACTCAACTGTGGAGACCAACGTGACGCTACACGTCATGT ttcCTCCAAAAGAAACTCACATCACCATCAGTCCATCAGCTTCACTCTCTGTTGGCACTAATGTGACTTTGACCTGCAGAGGCAAAGGCAGTCAATCAAAAAATATGACCTACACCTTTTACAAACGTGGAGAGAACAGACCTGTTTATCAGAGAAAACACTTTACTTTCATTCTTACTCAGAATAATACAGGGTGGTATTCCTGCACCATACAGAATAAACATGGCAATCAGTCATCAGAAGAGATCCAGCTCACAGTTGGAG GATCTATACCTATGATTATAGCTTGTGTTGGAGGAATTGTAGCAGTGCTGATGCTCTCTGCTATTTGTCTTTATACCAG GATCATGAAAAGGACAAACAGGGAAGATGGTGCTGTAGAAAACGATTCCTTTAATCAG GCTCAAAATGGTACTGTTGACTGCACATATGCTGAAGTTCTCACTGTGACCAAGCAGGACAATACAATCTCTGATGTTCAAAGTTTTAGTAAGAATGACCACAACACAGAGGAAGATTCAGCAGAAGATAACCAGGAAAAGGGTTCAGATGTAGTGTATACGCAAGTGAATGTGCTACTCAAAAACACACAACCCATCAATGTTCAATGTGAGAGCATTTATGCTCAGGTGAAAATATAA
- the syt5b gene encoding synaptotagmin Vb has protein sequence MRTAGKTNLGLSLYMKVFPVNGIQRNSFIRFEKMGFRVRRTAEPAEPEPEPEPEPHSKPEHRPHPAPPTHHDYDNMKSKFMNELEHLPLPMWAVGAIVVVVLALVACFTYCMFKKCFGKKKKSKKARERKRAARKKVEGTEGEGQGEQKDEGEKKEGEEQKEEHENLGKLEFSLDYNFTDAQLIVGILQAQDLAAMDIGGTSDPYVKVYLLPDKKKKFETKVQRKNLCPVFNETFIFKIPYAELGGKTLVLQVFDFDRFGKHDVIGQIKIPMNCVDLAQPLHEWRELENGEKEEEKLGDVCISLRYVPTAGKLTVNIMEAKNLKKMDVGGLSDPYVKIVLQHNGKRLKKKKTTVKKNTLNPYFNESFSFEVPFEQIQKVQLLITVYDYDKLGSNDPIGKTFIGYGATGVGLRHWSDMLANPRRPVAQWHTLQPEEEVEAALKAPHR, from the exons ATGAGGACTGCTGGGAAAACAAACCTCGGATTGTCTTTATATATGAAGGTGTTTCCCGTCAACGGTATCCAGAGGAATTCCTTCATCAG GTTTGAAAAAATGGGTTTCCGTGTTCGGCGCACTGCTGAACCAGCAGAACCAGAACCAGAACCTGAACCTGAACCTCATTCTAAACCAGAACACAGGCCACATCCTGCTCCTCCAACTCATCATGACTACGACAACATGAAGAGCAAGTTCATGAATGAGCTGGAACATCTTCCAT TGCCGATGTGGGCTGTAGGTGCCATCGTGGTGGTGGTTCTCGCCCTTGTGGCTTGTTTTACATATTGCATGTTCAAGAAATGCTTTGGCAAGAAAAAGAAATCCAAGAAAGCTCGAGAGAGGAAGCGAGCAGCACGGAAAAAAGTCGAAGGAACTGAAGGAGAAGGTCAAGGAGAGCAAAAG GATGAAGGGGAAAAAAAGGAGGGAGAGGAGCAAAAGGAGGAGCATGAAAATCTGGGAAAGCTGGAATTCTCTTTGGATTATAACTTTACAGATGCCCAG CTGATAGTTGGGATTCTTCAAGCTCAGGATCTGGCTGCAATGGATATCGGTGGCACGTCTGATCCATATGTAAAAGTTTACCTGCTTCCAGACAAGAAGAAGAAGTTTGAAACCAAAGTCCAACGCAAAAACCTCTGCCCTGTGTTCAACGAGACCTTTATTTTCAAG ATTCCCTATGCTGAGTTGGGTGGTAAAACTTTGGTGCTTCAGGTGTTTGATTTCGATCGGTTCGGTAAACACGATGTGATTGGCCAGATAAAGATTCCCATGAACTGCGTGGATCTTGCTCAGCCGCTGCATGAATGGAGGGAACTCGAAAATGGAGAGAAGGAGGAG GAGAAACTCGGAGACGTTTGTATTTCTTTGCGTTATGTGCCAACTGCTGGTAAACTCACAGTCAACATAATGGAAGCCAAAAATCTTAAGAAGATGGATGTGGGTGGTTTATcag ATCCGTATGTGAAGATTGTGTTGCAGCATAATGGAAAGCGTCTTAAAAAGAAGAAGACGACCGTTAAAAAGAACACCCTGAACCCATACTTCAATGAGAGCTTTAGCTTTGAGGTCCCATTCGAACAGATTCAG AAAGTCCAGCTCCTCATCACTGTGTATGATTACGACAAGTTGGGCAGCAATGATCCTATTGGCAAAACCTTTATTGGATACGGAGCCACCGGTGTCGGTTTACGCCACTGGTCGGACATGCTTGCTAATCCCCGCCGTCCAGTGGCCCAGTGGCACACACTTCAACCAGAAGAGGAGGTGGAAGCTGCTCTGAAGGCGCCACACCGCTAA
- the btr33 gene encoding E3 ubiquitin-protein ligase TRIM21 isoform X2, whose protein sequence is MQCWWSFRYVVEKHCTFWLSLVCHSFIFDFSMFLVMSSSTPFLSEELFQCSVCLDVFTHPVSLPCGHTFCQSCVLAQWTASGSSHCPKCSAVFQETPDLCENSFAREMAEQIRKQKGQTQKSSRPVKAKVVFCDMCPLEKASHAVKSCLVCVASYCEAHVTSHTSRFTKHTLVQPQSMDKRICRIHERPLELYCRYDQSAICVLCMNAEHNTHHSVPVEREWMERKTQLSKTQTDLKRMIMERWSKVEDLRHSIKLSKENTEREMAHSVEVFTTLQQIIEKSQKELLRKMKHKQKSAEKHVERLIKELEVEIAKLNTRNSELERLSSSEDHLCLIQAFPTLSEVPHCKSWSQISAHTCEGLELLRETLNAAEELLKTQIHSATKRELEAISQYAVDLTLDHDTANSWLAVSEDRKSVSDGNVERNFQNNTQRFDTAPCILSKEPISRGRSYWEVGVSGKTAWDLGVARKSVNRKGLVTLSPEDGYWAVCLRNGCEYRACNRESELLSLKSLPQTIGIYVDFENGRVSFYDTCACGHIYSFTGQRFTESLLAYFNPDMNDTGNNNAPLVIQPVRVDSGAKIYDTVTI, encoded by the exons atgcagtgttggtggtcctttaggtacgtggttgagaaacactgcactttTTGGCTTTCCCTTGTCtgtcactcatttatttttgacTTTTCTATGTTTTTAGTGATGTCATCCTCTACCCCGTTCCTGTCCGAGGAGCTGTTCCAGTGCTCAGTGTGTCTGGATGTCTTCACCCATCCCGTGTCTCTCCCGTGTGGTCACACATTTTGCCAGTCATGCGTCCTTGCCCAGTGGACAGCATCTGGCTCCTCCCATTGCCCCAAATGCTCCGCAGTTTTCCAGGAAACTCCAGATCTCTGTGAAAACTCTTTCGCTCGTGAGATGGCAGAGCAAATCCGTAAGCAGAAGGGTCAGACTCAGAAGTCGTCTCGTCCAGTCAAAGCAAAGGTTGTTTTTTGTGACATGTGTCCACTGGAGAAGGCGTCTCATGCTGTGAAATCATGCCTGGTGTGTGTGGCGTCATACTGCGAGGCGCATGTGACGTCCCACACCTCCAGGTTCACCAAACACACACTGGTGCAGCCGCAGAGCATGGACAAACGGATCTGTAGGATACATGAAAGACCGCTGGAGCTTTATTGTAGATACGACCAATCCGCAATTTGCGTGTTGTGTATGAATGCAGAACACAACACACACCACAGCGTACCCGTGGAGAGAGAATGGATGGAAAGAAAG ACTCAGCTATCAAAGACACAGACTGATCTGAAGCGGATGATTATGGAGAGATGGAGTAAAGTGGAGGATCTCAGACACTCTATAAAACTAAGCAAA GAGAACACAGAAAGAGAGATGGCACACAGTGTTGAGGTGTTCACCACACTGCAGCAGATCATTGAAAAGAGTCAGAAGGAGCTGCTCAGAAAGATGAAACACAAGCAGAAAAGTGCTGAGAAACATGTAGAGCGCCTCATTAAAGAGCTGGAGGTGGAGATCGCTAAACTGAACACCAGAAACTCTGAGCTGGAGAGGCTTTCTAGTTCTGAAGACCACCTCTGCCTTATACAG GCTTTCCCTACCCTAAGTGAGGTGCCACACTGTAAAAGCTGGTCTCAGATCAGTGCTCACACCTGTGAGGGTCTGGAATTGCTGAGAGAAACCCTGAATGCAGCAGAAGAACTTCTGAAAACACAAATACACTCAGCCACAAAGAGAG AACTTGAGGCCATATCTCAGTATGCag TGGATTTGACCCTTGACCACGACACAGCAAACTCCTGGTTGGCGGTGTCTGAGGACAGGAAAAGTGTCAGTGATGGCAACGTAGAACGCAACTTTCAGAACAACACTCAACGTTTTGACACGGCACCATGCATCCTATCCAAAGAGCCTATCTCAAGGGGAAGGAGTTACTGGGAAGTAGGAGTCTCAGGCAAAACAGCATGGGATTTGGGAGTGGCCAGGAAATCAGTCAACAGAAAGGGTTTGGTGACTCTGAGTCCTGAGGATGGTTACTGGGCGGTTTGTCTGAGAAACGGCTGCGAGTACAGGGCCTGTAACCGTGAATCAGAGCTTCTGTCACTAAAGTCTCTTCCACAGACAATTGGGATATATGTGGACTTTGAAAATGGACGGGTTTCTTTTTATGATACATGTGCATGTGGACATATCTACTCATTCACTGGGCAGCGCTTTACTGAAAGCTTACTGGCCTACTTCAACCCAGACATGAATGACACAGGAAATAACAATGCCCCGCTGGTTATACAACCTGTCAGGGTTGACAGTGGGGCAAAGATATATGATACTGTGACAATATGA
- the btr33 gene encoding E3 ubiquitin-protein ligase TRIM21 isoform X1, whose translation MSSSTPFLSEELFQCSVCLDVFTHPVSLPCGHTFCQSCVLAQWTASGSSHCPKCSAVFQETPDLCENSFAREMAEQIRKQKGQTQKSSRPVKAKVVFCDMCPLEKASHAVKSCLVCVASYCEAHVTSHTSRFTKHTLVQPQSMDKRICRIHERPLELYCRYDQSAICVLCMNAEHNTHHSVPVEREWMERKTQLSKTQTDLKRMIMERWSKVEDLRHSIKLSKENTEREMAHSVEVFTTLQQIIEKSQKELLRKMKHKQKSAEKHVERLIKELEVEIAKLNTRNSELERLSSSEDHLCLIQAFPTLSEVPHCKSWSQISAHTCEGLELLRETLNAAEELLKTQIHSATKRELEAISQYAVDLTLDHDTANSWLAVSEDRKSVSDGNVERNFQNNTQRFDTAPCILSKEPISRGRSYWEVGVSGKTAWDLGVARKSVNRKGLVTLSPEDGYWAVCLRNGCEYRACNRESELLSLKSLPQTIGIYVDFENGRVSFYDTCACGHIYSFTGQRFTESLLAYFNPDMNDTGNNNAPLVIQPVRVDSGAKIYDTVTI comes from the exons ATGTCATCCTCTACCCCGTTCCTGTCCGAGGAGCTGTTCCAGTGCTCAGTGTGTCTGGATGTCTTCACCCATCCCGTGTCTCTCCCGTGTGGTCACACATTTTGCCAGTCATGCGTCCTTGCCCAGTGGACAGCATCTGGCTCCTCCCATTGCCCCAAATGCTCCGCAGTTTTCCAGGAAACTCCAGATCTCTGTGAAAACTCTTTCGCTCGTGAGATGGCAGAGCAAATCCGTAAGCAGAAGGGTCAGACTCAGAAGTCGTCTCGTCCAGTCAAAGCAAAGGTTGTTTTTTGTGACATGTGTCCACTGGAGAAGGCGTCTCATGCTGTGAAATCATGCCTGGTGTGTGTGGCGTCATACTGCGAGGCGCATGTGACGTCCCACACCTCCAGGTTCACCAAACACACACTGGTGCAGCCGCAGAGCATGGACAAACGGATCTGTAGGATACATGAAAGACCGCTGGAGCTTTATTGTAGATACGACCAATCCGCAATTTGCGTGTTGTGTATGAATGCAGAACACAACACACACCACAGCGTACCCGTGGAGAGAGAATGGATGGAAAGAAAG ACTCAGCTATCAAAGACACAGACTGATCTGAAGCGGATGATTATGGAGAGATGGAGTAAAGTGGAGGATCTCAGACACTCTATAAAACTAAGCAAA GAGAACACAGAAAGAGAGATGGCACACAGTGTTGAGGTGTTCACCACACTGCAGCAGATCATTGAAAAGAGTCAGAAGGAGCTGCTCAGAAAGATGAAACACAAGCAGAAAAGTGCTGAGAAACATGTAGAGCGCCTCATTAAAGAGCTGGAGGTGGAGATCGCTAAACTGAACACCAGAAACTCTGAGCTGGAGAGGCTTTCTAGTTCTGAAGACCACCTCTGCCTTATACAG GCTTTCCCTACCCTAAGTGAGGTGCCACACTGTAAAAGCTGGTCTCAGATCAGTGCTCACACCTGTGAGGGTCTGGAATTGCTGAGAGAAACCCTGAATGCAGCAGAAGAACTTCTGAAAACACAAATACACTCAGCCACAAAGAGAG AACTTGAGGCCATATCTCAGTATGCag TGGATTTGACCCTTGACCACGACACAGCAAACTCCTGGTTGGCGGTGTCTGAGGACAGGAAAAGTGTCAGTGATGGCAACGTAGAACGCAACTTTCAGAACAACACTCAACGTTTTGACACGGCACCATGCATCCTATCCAAAGAGCCTATCTCAAGGGGAAGGAGTTACTGGGAAGTAGGAGTCTCAGGCAAAACAGCATGGGATTTGGGAGTGGCCAGGAAATCAGTCAACAGAAAGGGTTTGGTGACTCTGAGTCCTGAGGATGGTTACTGGGCGGTTTGTCTGAGAAACGGCTGCGAGTACAGGGCCTGTAACCGTGAATCAGAGCTTCTGTCACTAAAGTCTCTTCCACAGACAATTGGGATATATGTGGACTTTGAAAATGGACGGGTTTCTTTTTATGATACATGTGCATGTGGACATATCTACTCATTCACTGGGCAGCGCTTTACTGAAAGCTTACTGGCCTACTTCAACCCAGACATGAATGACACAGGAAATAACAATGCCCCGCTGGTTATACAACCTGTCAGGGTTGACAGTGGGGCAAAGATATATGATACTGTGACAATATGA